A genomic stretch from Edaphobacter aggregans includes:
- a CDS encoding TonB-dependent receptor, protein MKRKIIVCGLYAVLFFLGSSIAMFGQAVSGTLVGTVEDSSGAAVVKASITATEVGTDRTYQSVTNETGNYTIPSLPPGRYTVTVSAAGFKKWTHENIDILLNSTTRVDADVVPGSVSEEVLVTTAPPLLQTDRADISTKLETHDIANLPLSTNRNFQSLLNLVPGTSPATFQHSQFFNAQSSLQTQVNGMPRQSNLYQIEGIDDDERTGLLQIIIPSAEAIQSVDISTNNFDAELGRAMGAVTNVVLKSGTNAFHGSVFYFIQNSAANARSYFSGPLGHLAYNNVGGAIGGPIFKDKLFFFGDYTHTSDHESIGSTFTIPDSRYYTPNAQGFIDLSSTLGAQAGLFQTGQVFDPNTGDGTAAHPRTPFVNNQIPFSRVNQVSLSILQKVNAAAAQYGKLNSTLPLSAPTNNYTTNLPFTKSTDSFDTKIDFTLNERNHVSGRYSYQRVNTFQAPAFGSFLGGPAGGGFQGTGAQNSYSFGVNYDHVFSPTLFTEARFGVAHLRNDAQPSNYGSPDATTLGIPGVNLDQFTSGQVGLTINGGFTGTLIGYSASVPWIRGESNIDFVNNWTKIIHNHTVKAGIDLRRVRDDLLQDQTFSPRGVYTFSDVQTSDSRAKTNIANDISSFLLDLPSQVGRDLNTYFPGYRQWWFFAFANDKWQATSRLTVDLGVRWDFYPPATPRLAGGFSNYDPVANNLVIAGLGNNPSNLGMQTRYRYFAPRTGVSYRVTDDTVIRAGFGISYTPFPDNVYAYNYPIRANNSYGLVGSSPFTPAVLADGVTVATFQAGFPAPVPVPIPTNGIIPVNTPQLKSQTYFYIPLTYKNPYVMSWNVALQQAFRGNLSMQIAYVGNHGVDISGAQNINLPSTFGGGNASLPENIAFGRTAATNQYYLPFSSNYHSLQAQLNKRFSNGLAFTSAFTWGKAMGYIANTGPAGSPDNGGLLFFIGGRRNYAPLDFDRTLNYEQSFTYELPFGRGHTMLNSGFASYVLGGWRIAGVISVVSGLPFTVATNGANLNTPGTTQTGDLTGVYRVSHAVGAANHWFDPTAFSTPSGCPTSDCTAQNVGVGTSGRNQFRGPGYIQDNISIFRGFPIFREASGEFRFDAFQLSNTPQFANPTSNNCCATTNSSFGTVTSTLGSGQGSVNGVGGGRSLQLSARINF, encoded by the coding sequence GCAGGCAGTTAGCGGAACTCTGGTAGGCACGGTAGAGGATAGCAGCGGAGCAGCAGTTGTTAAGGCTTCCATAACGGCAACAGAAGTGGGAACTGATAGAACGTATCAATCAGTGACCAATGAAACCGGAAACTACACCATTCCCAGCCTTCCACCGGGCCGGTATACGGTAACGGTTTCAGCGGCCGGTTTCAAGAAGTGGACGCACGAGAATATCGACATATTGCTGAACTCAACAACTCGCGTCGATGCTGACGTCGTGCCGGGTAGCGTGTCAGAAGAGGTTTTGGTAACGACCGCTCCTCCGCTGCTCCAAACTGACCGAGCGGACATCAGCACAAAGCTCGAGACGCACGACATCGCGAACCTGCCGCTGAGCACCAATCGCAACTTCCAGTCTCTGTTGAATCTTGTCCCTGGAACATCGCCAGCTACCTTCCAACATTCGCAGTTCTTCAACGCGCAGAGTTCGCTGCAGACTCAAGTGAATGGCATGCCGCGCCAGAGCAATCTATACCAGATCGAAGGCATCGATGATGATGAGCGTACGGGGCTGCTGCAGATCATCATTCCGTCGGCGGAAGCGATTCAGTCAGTCGATATCTCGACAAACAACTTCGACGCAGAGCTTGGACGCGCCATGGGCGCTGTAACGAATGTGGTACTGAAGTCAGGCACCAACGCATTTCACGGATCAGTGTTTTATTTTATCCAGAACAGTGCGGCGAACGCGCGGTCCTACTTCAGTGGTCCATTGGGGCATCTCGCCTACAACAATGTCGGAGGGGCAATCGGAGGTCCGATCTTCAAGGACAAGCTGTTTTTCTTTGGTGACTACACGCACACCTCTGATCATGAGTCGATCGGAAGCACATTCACGATTCCAGACTCTCGCTACTACACGCCGAACGCTCAGGGTTTTATCGATTTGAGTTCTACACTGGGCGCTCAAGCCGGCCTTTTCCAGACCGGACAAGTCTTCGATCCCAACACAGGCGATGGCACGGCAGCGCATCCGCGTACACCCTTCGTGAATAACCAGATCCCGTTCAGCCGGGTCAATCAAGTTTCGCTGTCGATTCTGCAGAAGGTGAACGCTGCTGCTGCCCAGTATGGAAAGCTGAATTCAACGCTGCCGTTGTCCGCCCCAACGAACAACTACACGACAAACCTCCCGTTTACGAAGTCGACAGACAGCTTCGACACGAAGATCGACTTCACGCTCAATGAGAGGAATCACGTGAGCGGGCGCTACAGCTATCAGCGTGTTAATACCTTTCAGGCTCCAGCCTTTGGTTCATTCCTTGGGGGACCCGCGGGCGGCGGCTTCCAGGGTACCGGTGCGCAGAATTCCTACAGCTTTGGCGTAAATTACGACCATGTCTTTTCGCCTACGCTGTTTACCGAAGCCCGTTTTGGCGTCGCCCACCTTCGTAACGATGCTCAGCCCAGCAACTACGGTTCGCCCGACGCGACCACGCTGGGAATTCCGGGTGTAAACCTCGACCAGTTTACGAGCGGCCAGGTCGGTTTAACGATTAATGGCGGTTTCACGGGCACGTTGATCGGCTACTCTGCCTCTGTGCCCTGGATCCGCGGCGAATCGAACATCGACTTCGTGAACAACTGGACGAAGATCATCCACAACCACACGGTGAAGGCAGGCATAGACCTACGGCGCGTGCGAGATGATCTGCTTCAGGATCAGACCTTCAGTCCACGCGGCGTCTATACATTTAGTGATGTTCAGACATCAGACTCACGCGCAAAGACTAACATCGCTAACGACATCTCGAGCTTCCTGTTGGATCTGCCAAGCCAAGTGGGCCGCGATTTAAACACTTACTTCCCGGGCTACCGTCAGTGGTGGTTCTTCGCCTTCGCGAACGACAAATGGCAGGCGACGTCGAGGCTGACGGTGGATCTGGGTGTGCGGTGGGATTTCTATCCCCCAGCCACTCCCAGACTAGCAGGCGGCTTCTCCAACTATGACCCTGTCGCCAACAACCTTGTAATCGCAGGCCTGGGCAACAACCCTTCGAATCTGGGAATGCAGACGCGATATCGCTACTTCGCGCCGCGCACCGGAGTCTCCTACCGAGTGACGGACGATACCGTCATCCGTGCAGGGTTTGGTATTAGCTACACGCCTTTTCCCGACAACGTCTATGCCTACAACTACCCCATCAGAGCAAATAATAGCTATGGTCTGGTAGGCTCCAGTCCGTTTACCCCTGCGGTGCTCGCTGACGGAGTAACAGTGGCTACCTTCCAGGCCGGCTTCCCAGCTCCTGTTCCGGTTCCGATTCCAACCAATGGAATTATTCCCGTCAATACCCCCCAACTTAAGAGCCAGACGTACTTCTACATCCCCCTCACGTATAAGAATCCCTACGTCATGTCCTGGAACGTTGCACTGCAGCAAGCCTTCCGCGGCAATCTCTCGATGCAGATCGCCTATGTGGGCAACCACGGAGTAGATATCTCAGGAGCCCAGAACATCAACTTACCCAGCACCTTTGGTGGTGGCAATGCCTCGCTCCCGGAAAACATTGCCTTCGGACGCACGGCCGCGACCAATCAGTATTACCTCCCCTTCTCCTCCAACTATCATTCTCTACAGGCCCAGTTGAATAAGCGCTTCTCCAACGGCCTCGCCTTCACCTCCGCGTTTACCTGGGGCAAAGCGATGGGTTACATCGCGAACACCGGTCCGGCAGGTAGTCCAGATAACGGCGGTCTGCTCTTCTTTATTGGCGGCCGCAGAAATTACGCTCCGCTGGACTTCGACCGCACTCTTAACTACGAGCAGAGCTTTACCTACGAACTTCCCTTTGGTCGTGGTCACACAATGCTCAACTCAGGGTTTGCTTCTTACGTCCTGGGAGGCTGGAGGATCGCGGGAGTCATCTCCGTAGTCTCAGGCCTGCCATTTACAGTCGCTACGAACGGCGCGAACCTCAACACGCCTGGAACAACGCAAACTGGAGACCTGACAGGTGTCTACCGTGTATCCCACGCCGTAGGCGCGGCTAACCATTGGTTTGATCCAACTGCGTTCTCCACCCCCAGTGGATGTCCAACGTCAGATTGCACAGCGCAGAATGTTGGCGTGGGCACCTCGGGAAGGAACCAGTTCCGCGGACCTGGTTACATCCAGGACAACATCTCCATCTTCAGAGGCTTCCCGATCTTCCGTGAAGCCTCTGGGGAGTTCCGGTTCGATGCCTTCCAGTTGAGCAACACGCCTCAGTTCGCCAATCCAACGAGCAATAACTGCTGCGCGACGACGAATAGCAGCTTCGGCACCGTAACGAGCACGCTTGGCAGCGGACAAGGGAGCGTAAATGGTGTGGGCGGAGGACGCAGCCTGCAACTTTCGGCTCGTATCAACTTCTAG
- the msrA gene encoding peptide-methionine (S)-S-oxide reductase MsrA has protein sequence MASSNERAVLAGGCFWGMQDLLRRYPGVISTRVGYTGGDVANATYRNHEGHAEAIEIVFDPQKISYRRLLEFFFQIHDPTTLNRQGNDRGTSYRSAIFYTTEEQKEVAEEIIADVNASGLWPGKVVTEVVPAGAFWEAEPEHQDYLERIPNGYTCHFIRPNWTLPKRALSTAI, from the coding sequence ATGGCCTCATCGAACGAGCGCGCAGTTCTTGCCGGTGGCTGTTTCTGGGGGATGCAGGATTTGTTGCGTCGCTACCCAGGAGTGATTTCCACGCGAGTCGGATATACAGGCGGCGATGTCGCAAATGCGACCTATCGCAATCATGAAGGTCATGCCGAAGCGATCGAGATTGTCTTCGACCCTCAGAAGATAAGCTATCGAAGGCTGCTGGAGTTCTTTTTCCAGATCCATGACCCGACGACGTTGAACCGTCAGGGAAACGATCGCGGAACCAGCTACCGTTCCGCGATCTTCTATACGACTGAGGAACAGAAAGAGGTTGCTGAAGAAATAATCGCCGACGTGAATGCTTCCGGACTATGGCCTGGCAAGGTTGTAACCGAGGTGGTGCCAGCTGGTGCCTTCTGGGAGGCGGAGCCTGAGCATCAGGATTATCTGGAGCGAATCCCAAACGGATATACTTGCCATTTCATCAGGCCGAATTGGACACTTCCAAAACGGGCCCTCTCAACGGCGATCTAG
- a CDS encoding TonB-dependent receptor, whose translation MNCPIVGGTSAVHLGQPALSLVRRAFLLLIFIASGSAISSPMYGQGTGSFSGTVVDKSGSNVSGASVTATSAATGLARVGKTDNTGHYLIPLLPVGNYTVRVESTGFQTVEARDLTLQVDEARELNFTLVLANVTTTVEVNATAVATETSNPSLGQVITSQQVSQLPLNGRNFVQLATLTAGATAETNPNSFFTSAASSEVAARGPLSLSVGGSRPNSTDWLLDNVDNNELTAGGIAIYSSIDSIQEFKVLTYTYSAEYGTRAGPTVLVTSKSGTNAFHGTLYEFFRNTALDAKSYFATEAEKFNLNQFGGSIGGPIRKNKTFFFVDGEQKYQRHGIVFTGLIPSLAMRTGDFSADAFGNPVSGLQIVNPNMIGASANPNIYPNVYFQCNALGQPLPSNPDGSQPNGVACNKIPSSLINNIGQAMMNLYPTPNASNANAGYNYVNTPVRELDNTKFDIRVDNNFTDADSVFARFSYDQAFSFVPGGSPGFAAANAFGTNQDITNHGRNLALGWTHVFSANMVNQFNFGYNRIFNYITSYGSGTCASATIVPGGIPNANLGCSGTPPKCTPGAFSCGLVSTIVAGGFWAVGDRGYSPFQGGTNIFSYRDSLDLTHGRHNLHFGIDFRANQMNVGTEAFQDGFWIIGNGGNFSGLSTANIPGSPPADFMIGITGLAIHDQTFNGPITGRRWKIFRPFAEDDWRITNSLTLNLGLAWDLTSPISEAHGRLANYVPATGDLLIANRNGVSSSAGVERDWTALEPRVGGAWKVVSNGNTVLRAGFAMFHDSAWSQGAQGLWQNPPFFGESDAFASAGCAFPTSYCATVLGQTPSAISLSSGFEAITEPPTVGTFTGSFYTQPTNFKMGRVQQYNVNVQQVVPGNVVITAGYAGSRGTHVLVAGNNLNTASPSACVGSSSYTLGCLPGGAPYIPPYNTFSTISLFGDVGKTNYDSLQIKAETKALQHGLYALIAYSYSHTYDNGLSDGLGSLLSAPYFPLPNWQNLDWALSQINLNHSFIGSVIYDLPFGRGRQFGNDWNTASNAFLGDWQVTVIQRVSTGFPTPLIYSNNQSGSFFQNGGNGNNWNRPSQVSGCDVHAGNHAVKQFINPACFVAPPIGQLGNASRVPVFGPDFVNTDFSVIKQFTLPREMGLNFRAEFFNLWNHAQFGLPVNDLAVATLNPGGTIQNSNGFGAANSTVNNPRLVQFALKLTF comes from the coding sequence ATGAATTGCCCAATAGTCGGAGGAACCTCCGCGGTGCATCTGGGGCAGCCAGCCTTGAGTCTGGTGCGCAGAGCCTTCCTCCTCCTCATCTTCATTGCGAGTGGCTCGGCGATCTCCTCGCCCATGTACGGCCAAGGCACGGGAAGCTTCTCCGGCACGGTCGTGGACAAATCCGGGTCGAACGTCTCGGGAGCCTCGGTAACAGCCACCTCGGCAGCTACCGGCCTTGCTCGGGTAGGAAAGACCGATAACACAGGTCACTATCTCATCCCGTTACTTCCTGTAGGCAATTACACGGTGCGCGTTGAATCCACTGGATTCCAGACAGTCGAGGCAAGAGACCTCACGCTTCAGGTGGATGAGGCTCGCGAGTTGAACTTCACGCTAGTCCTCGCCAACGTCACCACCACCGTTGAGGTCAATGCGACTGCAGTAGCAACCGAGACATCGAATCCCTCTCTTGGTCAGGTCATCACATCGCAACAGGTCTCGCAACTTCCGCTGAACGGCCGCAACTTCGTGCAGCTTGCCACACTCACTGCAGGAGCCACCGCCGAGACGAATCCCAACAGCTTCTTTACCTCCGCAGCCAGCAGTGAGGTAGCTGCCCGCGGCCCACTCTCTCTATCGGTCGGCGGATCGCGCCCAAACAGTACTGATTGGTTGCTGGACAACGTCGATAACAATGAGCTGACTGCGGGCGGCATCGCTATCTACTCTTCTATTGATTCCATCCAGGAGTTCAAGGTGTTGACCTACACCTACTCCGCTGAATACGGAACTCGCGCTGGCCCTACCGTGCTTGTCACCAGCAAGTCCGGCACGAATGCGTTCCACGGAACTCTCTATGAATTTTTCCGCAACACTGCACTCGATGCTAAAAGCTACTTTGCAACGGAGGCAGAGAAGTTCAACCTCAACCAGTTCGGAGGCTCAATCGGCGGCCCTATCCGCAAGAACAAAACGTTTTTCTTCGTAGACGGCGAACAGAAGTATCAGCGGCACGGCATCGTCTTTACAGGCCTGATCCCTTCTCTGGCGATGCGCACGGGGGATTTTTCGGCTGACGCTTTCGGCAATCCGGTCAGTGGCCTCCAAATAGTGAACCCGAACATGATCGGTGCCTCTGCCAATCCCAATATTTATCCCAACGTTTACTTTCAGTGCAATGCACTCGGGCAGCCCTTACCTTCCAATCCTGACGGAAGCCAGCCGAACGGAGTTGCGTGCAACAAAATCCCATCCAGCCTGATCAATAACATTGGGCAGGCAATGATGAACCTATATCCTACGCCGAACGCAAGCAACGCAAACGCTGGGTACAACTACGTCAATACGCCGGTGCGTGAGCTCGACAACACGAAGTTTGATATTCGGGTGGACAACAACTTCACCGATGCAGACTCGGTCTTCGCGCGCTTCAGTTACGATCAGGCGTTCTCATTCGTGCCGGGCGGCTCACCGGGATTCGCAGCAGCAAATGCATTCGGCACCAATCAGGACATTACCAATCACGGTCGCAACCTTGCTCTGGGCTGGACGCACGTCTTCTCGGCCAACATGGTGAACCAGTTCAACTTCGGCTATAACCGCATCTTCAACTACATCACCTCGTACGGCTCCGGCACGTGCGCCTCGGCGACCATTGTGCCGGGCGGTATTCCTAACGCCAATCTCGGGTGTTCGGGCACACCTCCAAAATGTACCCCTGGGGCTTTTAGCTGCGGCCTGGTTTCAACCATAGTTGCCGGGGGCTTCTGGGCGGTCGGCGATCGCGGCTATTCCCCGTTCCAAGGTGGAACGAACATCTTTTCGTACAGAGATTCGCTCGATCTGACCCACGGTAGACACAATCTTCACTTTGGTATCGACTTCCGAGCAAATCAGATGAACGTGGGCACCGAAGCCTTTCAGGATGGCTTCTGGATCATCGGCAACGGCGGCAATTTCAGCGGTCTGAGCACTGCCAACATACCAGGCAGTCCGCCGGCGGATTTCATGATCGGTATTACCGGCTTAGCCATTCACGACCAGACATTCAACGGCCCCATCACTGGTCGCCGCTGGAAGATCTTCCGTCCCTTTGCTGAGGACGACTGGAGAATCACCAACTCTCTCACGCTCAACCTCGGCCTTGCGTGGGATTTGACATCGCCGATCTCCGAAGCGCACGGACGCCTCGCAAACTATGTTCCCGCCACCGGCGATCTTCTCATCGCTAATAGAAACGGTGTAAGTTCGTCGGCGGGAGTTGAGAGGGACTGGACGGCGCTGGAGCCGCGCGTCGGCGGTGCATGGAAGGTCGTGTCCAACGGCAATACCGTACTTCGCGCAGGCTTCGCGATGTTCCACGACTCCGCGTGGAGTCAGGGAGCGCAAGGGCTCTGGCAAAATCCACCCTTCTTCGGCGAATCAGACGCATTTGCCTCTGCAGGTTGCGCTTTTCCAACCTCGTACTGCGCTACCGTGCTAGGTCAAACTCCTTCGGCCATCAGTCTCTCCAGCGGATTCGAGGCCATTACTGAACCGCCAACGGTCGGAACGTTCACCGGCTCGTTTTATACACAGCCCACGAACTTCAAGATGGGCAGAGTTCAGCAATATAACGTGAACGTTCAGCAAGTGGTGCCCGGCAACGTCGTGATCACAGCGGGTTATGCAGGCTCACGCGGCACTCACGTTCTTGTCGCAGGAAATAACCTCAATACCGCAAGCCCGTCGGCCTGCGTCGGATCATCTTCCTACACGCTCGGCTGTCTGCCTGGCGGAGCGCCTTATATTCCTCCCTACAATACGTTCTCCACCATCTCGCTCTTTGGCGATGTCGGCAAAACAAACTACGACTCCCTACAAATCAAAGCCGAGACGAAGGCGCTACAGCACGGCCTCTACGCCCTGATCGCCTACTCGTACTCGCATACCTATGACAACGGCCTCTCCGATGGTCTGGGCTCGTTGCTGAGCGCTCCATACTTCCCGCTCCCCAACTGGCAGAACTTGGATTGGGCGCTGTCGCAAATCAATCTCAATCACAGCTTCATAGGCAGCGTGATCTACGATCTCCCGTTCGGCCGCGGCAGACAGTTCGGCAACGATTGGAATACTGCTTCGAACGCCTTCCTCGGCGATTGGCAGGTGACCGTTATCCAGAGAGTCTCTACGGGCTTCCCCACGCCTCTCATCTATAGCAACAACCAGTCTGGCTCGTTCTTTCAGAATGGAGGCAACGGCAATAATTGGAATCGCCCCAGCCAGGTCTCAGGTTGCGACGTTCATGCGGGCAACCATGCCGTGAAGCAATTCATCAACCCGGCATGCTTCGTCGCTCCGCCAATTGGACAGCTCGGAAACGCTTCGCGCGTTCCCGTCTTTGGTCCCGACTTTGTGAACACAGATTTTTCGGTCATCAAGCAATTCACACTCCCGAGGGAGATGGGACTCAACTTCCGCGCAGAGTTCTTCAACCTGTGGAATCACGCGCAATTCGGTCTGCCGGTCAACGATTTAGCTGTTGCAACCTTGAATCCCGGCGGCACCATACAAAATAGCAACGGCTTCGGCGCTGCGAACTCCACGGTGAACAACCCACGGCTGGTGCAGTTCGCGCTCAAGCTCACTTTCTAA
- the msrB gene encoding peptide-methionine (R)-S-oxide reductase MsrB, whose product MPNYTKNAEAISRLSPEEFQVTQQNGTERPFENAYWDHDEPGLYVDIVSGEPLFSSLDKFDSNCGWPSFTKPVEADNVEERPDGSYGMSRTEVRSTHGDSHLGHVFDDGPKDEGGLRYCINSASLRFIPLDELESEGYGDYLDLFETKKEK is encoded by the coding sequence TTGCCCAACTACACGAAGAACGCGGAAGCCATCTCTCGCCTCTCTCCTGAGGAGTTCCAGGTCACCCAGCAGAACGGAACCGAACGGCCCTTCGAGAATGCCTATTGGGATCACGATGAACCAGGCCTCTATGTGGATATTGTTTCCGGTGAACCTCTGTTCTCGTCCCTGGACAAATTCGACAGCAACTGCGGTTGGCCGAGTTTCACGAAACCAGTTGAAGCAGACAATGTGGAGGAACGGCCCGATGGGAGTTACGGCATGAGCCGGACGGAGGTACGATCGACTCACGGCGACAGTCATCTGGGGCATGTCTTCGATGATGGCCCTAAGGACGAAGGAGGCTTGCGCTATTGCATCAATTCGGCCTCGCTGCGTTTCATCCCTCTCGATGAGCTTGAGAGCGAAGGCTACGGCGACTATCTCGACCTATTTGAGACGAAGAAGGAGAAGTAA
- a CDS encoding alpha-amylase family protein produces MTSSRRTFLGYTAATAATIFGPSFGNIAEALQVPSQPGWYDRPMRWAQISFAEDDPGNYDPQFWLDYFKRLHIDAVTLNAGGAVAFYPTQLPLQYRSRWLGDMDTFGDLKQKCKALGLVVVARTDAHACHQNAYDAHPDWILVNAAGEKMRHPSDKDFWLTCALGPYNFEFMTSVHEEIMTKYMADGIFTNRWAGSGMCYCEHCQQNFHTFSGLDLPRTRDPQNSARKLYIVWRQQRLFELWRLWNTKIQNINPNASYIANAGGGALSELDMKTIGELAPTLFADRQGRSGLTPLWANGKNGKEYRATLGSKAIVGIFSVGLEEKYRWKDSVQYDDEIRLWVLDGIAHGLRPWFIKFDCKVIDSRWMPVVEELYKWHAANEPYLRNERPLARVAMIYSQQTASYYGGEDARAKVEDPGLGFYQALIEARIPFEMVHDHLLDAAHIRQFRTLILPNIAALSRTQCEQLAQFVEQGGSLIATYETSLYNEWGVRQPNFGLASLFGASYAGKTEGPMLNSYLKLNKESSGQFHPLLKDLENSVRFINAVNQVSITTAENVSSPLQVVPTYPDLPMEEVFPRSDSNGQPGVVVRTAGKGRVVYFPGDVDRTFWETLNYDLGRLLRNAVLWATNEPAPLTVEGKGILDVSIWAQKNSMTAHLVNLTNPMMMKGPVREIIPISAQKIAIKIPKGRTIKHVYLLVAGTNPKYANKENHVTLEVPSIALHEVIAIEFY; encoded by the coding sequence ATGACAAGCAGTCGTCGAACGTTTCTCGGCTACACCGCCGCTACCGCTGCAACCATCTTCGGCCCGAGCTTTGGAAATATCGCCGAGGCCCTCCAGGTTCCCTCACAACCCGGCTGGTACGACAGGCCAATGCGGTGGGCCCAGATCAGCTTTGCCGAAGATGATCCCGGAAACTACGACCCTCAGTTCTGGCTCGACTACTTCAAGCGTCTACACATCGACGCAGTCACGTTGAATGCCGGCGGCGCGGTCGCCTTTTATCCCACCCAACTGCCACTCCAATATCGAAGCAGATGGCTCGGCGACATGGACACCTTCGGGGACCTGAAGCAGAAGTGCAAAGCGCTGGGCCTTGTCGTCGTTGCGCGAACCGACGCACACGCCTGCCATCAGAACGCCTACGACGCTCATCCCGACTGGATCCTGGTCAACGCTGCCGGCGAGAAGATGCGCCATCCATCCGACAAAGACTTCTGGCTCACCTGCGCGCTCGGTCCCTACAACTTCGAATTCATGACATCCGTGCACGAAGAGATCATGACAAAGTACATGGCCGACGGAATCTTCACCAATCGCTGGGCCGGCTCGGGCATGTGCTACTGCGAGCATTGCCAGCAGAACTTCCACACCTTCAGCGGACTAGATCTTCCGCGCACGCGCGATCCGCAGAACTCCGCACGCAAGCTGTACATCGTCTGGCGTCAACAACGCCTCTTCGAACTCTGGCGTCTCTGGAACACCAAAATCCAAAACATCAACCCTAACGCAAGCTATATTGCCAACGCCGGAGGAGGCGCACTCAGCGAACTCGATATGAAGACTATCGGCGAGCTGGCCCCCACTCTATTCGCCGACCGCCAAGGCCGCTCCGGACTCACGCCTCTATGGGCCAATGGCAAAAACGGCAAAGAGTACCGCGCCACGTTGGGCAGCAAAGCCATCGTCGGGATCTTCAGTGTCGGCCTCGAAGAAAAATATCGCTGGAAGGATTCCGTTCAGTACGACGACGAGATCCGCCTATGGGTCCTCGACGGAATTGCACATGGTCTGCGACCTTGGTTCATCAAGTTCGATTGCAAGGTTATCGATTCTCGCTGGATGCCCGTAGTCGAAGAACTCTATAAATGGCACGCCGCCAATGAACCCTACCTCCGCAACGAACGTCCGCTCGCTCGAGTCGCCATGATCTATTCGCAGCAAACTGCAAGCTACTACGGCGGTGAAGATGCACGCGCAAAAGTAGAAGATCCCGGCCTCGGCTTTTACCAGGCTCTCATCGAAGCGCGCATTCCTTTTGAGATGGTCCACGACCATCTCCTCGACGCCGCACACATCCGCCAGTTCCGCACACTCATCCTGCCAAACATCGCGGCGCTCTCGCGCACGCAGTGCGAGCAACTCGCGCAATTCGTCGAACAAGGTGGCAGCCTCATCGCAACCTACGAGACCTCTCTCTACAACGAGTGGGGCGTGCGGCAGCCGAACTTCGGACTCGCCTCATTATTCGGAGCCAGCTACGCGGGCAAAACGGAAGGCCCCATGCTCAACTCTTACCTGAAACTTAACAAGGAGAGCTCTGGACAATTCCATCCGCTCTTGAAGGATCTCGAGAACTCCGTACGCTTCATCAACGCCGTAAATCAAGTATCGATAACAACCGCAGAGAACGTCTCTTCCCCGCTTCAAGTAGTCCCGACCTATCCCGACCTACCCATGGAAGAGGTCTTTCCCCGTAGTGATTCGAACGGACAGCCCGGAGTCGTCGTTCGCACCGCAGGCAAAGGTCGCGTCGTCTACTTCCCCGGAGATGTCGACCGCACATTTTGGGAGACCTTGAACTATGACCTGGGACGCCTGCTCCGCAACGCTGTTCTATGGGCAACCAACGAACCAGCGCCCCTCACCGTCGAGGGCAAGGGCATCCTCGACGTCTCAATCTGGGCGCAGAAAAACTCCATGACCGCGCATCTAGTGAATCTCACCAATCCCATGATGATGAAGGGCCCGGTTCGCGAAATCATTCCGATATCCGCTCAGAAGATCGCAATAAAAATCCCTAAGGGCCGCACGATAAAACACGTTTACCTTCTCGTTGCAGGAACGAACCCTAAATATGCAAACAAAGAAAACCACGTCACGCTGGAGGTTCCATCCATTGCCTTACACGAAGTCATCGCAATCGAGTTCTACTAG